ATACCATTGATGGACATAAATGCCCCGCGATTTTCCGATGGGGCCAATGCTGCCAATAAGATTTGGATATTAGGATAAGTCATACCGTGCCCCATCCCAAAAATGATTATGGGAAGAGGCAATAGCCATAGGCTGTGTATAAAAGGGATAATTACCAAAGCAACGGCATAAAAAATAAAAGCAGTTCGAAGTAGAGTCTTGGGGGAATATATTGTGCTCAATCTGCCTAATTGTGAAGAGGAAACGGCGGTAGTCAGGGACATGATGGACATGATTATTCCAATAGTAAAGGAAGATGCATGAAATGAATGTCCAAGTAATATAGGCA
The DNA window shown above is from Desulfovermiculus halophilus DSM 18834 and carries:
- a CDS encoding MFS transporter — protein: MIFYGSYLTYLPILLGHSFHASSFTIGIIMSIMSLTTAVSSSQLGRLSTIYSPKTLLRTAFIFYAVALVIIPFIHSLWLLPLPIIIFGMGHGMTYPNIQILLAALAPSENRGAFMSINGMVLRLGQTLGPVLMGIVLLGWGIQGVFYAGAVCSMAMFMFLVAIGK